Below is a window of Pseudodesulfovibrio sp. 5S69 DNA.
TAGGTCTTGGACCTTGCCCCGTACCGGGCGTGGAAGTCGTCGGCCACCGGGCCCGCGTCGAGTACGCGCACGTCGCGCGGCAGGATGGCGTTCAGGCTGCGCTGCCACGGAAATTCGGGCCGGTCGTCCGGGGTATCGAAATGGACCGTCTGGCCGAGGGCGTGGACCCCGGAGTCGGTCCGCCCCGAGCCGTGCACCCGGACCTCGCGCCCGAGGATGGTCGAAAGCGCCCGCTCCAGCTCGCCCTGCACGGTACGGTCGGCGGGCTGCACCTGCCAGCCGCAGAACTCGGTGCCCTCGTAGGCCACAACCATTCGGATACGCGTCATGGGCCTGCTATACGTGAAGCCGCCTCGCAGTTCAACGCCGCCAAGCGCCTCTCCACCCGCCCCCCTTCCGCTTCGGCCCAAAAAAAGGCGGGCGGTCCGAAGACCGCCCGCCCGTGGGATTCGTTGTCGCGCCCGGCCTAGTTGCCGAAGGGGATCTGGAGCTTGGTCAGTTCCTCGGAGAGCTTGGCCGCCTTCTTGGATTCCACGAAGGAGAGGATCTCGCCCGCCTGCCTGCCGCGCATGCCGGACAGGACCTTGACGGCCAGGGTGTCGTCCATGGACTGGAGGATTTCGGCGGCCTTCTTGGCCTTGGTGTTGGAGAGCATGTCGACCAACTGCTTGACGCGCTGATCCTTGATCTGCTTGGCCTCGTCGAGCATGGACTTGATCTCGTCGTGGAGCTTCTGGACCTTGGTCGCCTCGGCCTTGATGGACGCCTCCATCTCCTTGAGGGTCCGCTCCTTGATGGCCAGTTCCTCCTCTTTCTTCTTCAGGGCCTTCCATTCGGCGGGCATATCCGCCTCGGTGCGCTTTTGCGCCGCGGCCTGGTCCTTGGCCGCCTCGGCCTGCGCCGCGCTGTTGGCCGCCGAGTTGGCCTTGTCGGCGATGGGCGTGGTGGACGCGGCGTTGGTCTGGGCCTCGGCGGTCTCGCCGGAGAGGACGTCGGGCAGCACGGTCTCGACCGCCTTGAGCGTCAGGGAATCGACGCTCAACAGGCCGAACACGGCGAGCTTGAGCAGGGCCAGGAAAACGAGGCTGAGAAGAACCTTAGTGATCGTGAGGCTCGAACCGGATCGTTGCCATTTCGTCGTTTTCCTTTTCTTCGCGGGCGTTTTCTTGGTCATGGTGCCTCTTGGCTTGCGTTTGCTTGAGCTTTTCCAGGAGCTTCTTGTCCTTGGACCGTTCCACGGCCTCCGTGCGGCATCTTTGCAATTTGAGTTCCAAATTGTTCAGCTCCACCCTGGCCACGGAGATGTCCTGGGACAGTGCGTCCCGGTACTGCCGCCACAACCACATGTCGTTGGCCGAGGTGCGCGACTCGGCCTCGGCGGCCATATGGGCCGCGAGCCGGGCCTCGAGACCGGCCAGCTTCTCGGCCTGAGCGTCGCGGGCCGCCCGGGCCCGGGCGAGGGCGCCCTTGGCCTGCTCCTCCAGTTGCTCGCGGTAATCGAGCACCTTGTCGAGCTTGAAATGGAACGGTCTGGGCATGGCGTGCGCTTGTCTTGACGGCTGTTTGACGCGGTCCGGCGCGGCCTAGCCTTCGGCCCCGGCGGGCCTGCCCGCCATGCCGCAGTAGCCGGTGCCCTTTTCGCGGTCCACCCAGCGCCACATCATGCACTGGGCCACCTGGCACATCTTCATCTTGTCGTCGTGGGTCATGAGCAGGGGACAGAACAGGAATTTGGCGTCATCCACGTGAACGAGCATACGGCTTCTCCTTGCGGCAAAATGAAAACGGCGCGCCGAACCGTCGGCGCGCCGTCAATATAACGTGTATCACGACCGCTGGCTAGCTGCCGGGCACGGCCTCGTGCTGGGCCACTTCCAGCGCCTGGTCGGACTGCCCGGTCTGCGGGGCCAGGGCCACGGGCTCGGGGGCCTCGTCGCCCAGAGTGACCAGGGTCTCCATGCCGAGCATGGACTTGAGCTTTTCCAAAGCCAGCACCGAGCGGCGGTCCTTCTCGTCCAGGACCTCGGCGTAGCCGCCGTCACGGATGACCTTGGCGTAGTCGCTGTCCTGAAGCTTGGGGTTGTCCTTGAAGCGACGCTCGAAGTTGCGGGCGTACTCCTGGATCAGGGTGTTCATCCGCGCGTCCGGCATGGTCAAAACGCTCTTGAGGCCGTCGGCCAGGTACTCGGGGGTCAGGTCCCGGGACTCGACCACCTTGGAGAAACTGCGCACGTAGCGCAAGGTGCCGTCATAGATGTGCGAACGCTGGACCACGTTCATGCCCGCCCAACCGGCTTTGAGCCACTTGAACAGGAAGACCGTGCTGCGCGGCGCGGCCGCATCCTGCTCCACGAAGACCTGGACCGAGCCCGAGGCGTAGGTGTAGGTGTCCATCCAGCCGATCAGACCCCGGTTGAGGCCTTCCTGCCCGGAGTAGAAGTAATCCCAACGGGTGTCGTCCAGGATGGCGCCCTTGCGGCCCACGTCGGACTTGCCGTCCTGCTGGGACACGGAGATGAGCACGTTCTTGCCCTGGAATTTGGTCAGGATCATCAGCCGGTTCAGGTCATAACCGTAATACGCCTCGGCAAAGGAGTCTGGCGTGGTCATCTCGTACTCGCGGCCGCGAACGACCACGGGCTTGTCCGCGGTCAGGCCGGGCAGTTCCTCCCACAATCCCCTGGTCCTCGACAGGAACTCGCTGCCCTTGTGCCAGCCGGACATGCGCAGGACCGCCGGGCAGAGCAGGTAGTTGGGGATATCGGGGTTGTAGAACAATTCGAGGATACGCGTCAGGTCCGTGGACACGTCGCGGCGCAGACAGATGCCCCGGCCGCCGAACCGCTTGGCCGGTTCGATGTCCTTGGGGTCCGCGTCCACGTTGACCACGAAGTCGAGCATGGGCTGGATCTCGGCCACGGAGAGCGGCTTGGAACGGTCCTCGAGCACACTGAAGAGATGGGAGATGCCCTTTTCCACATCTCCGGCCAGCGGCGCGGGTTTGGGAGAAAGGTTCACTTCCATGAGGCCCTTGGGCTCATCCTCGGCCAGGGCGGGCATGGCGAACAGGCACAGCGCAAGCAGCGCCAGCACAAAAGCCCACCTACCCCGATTACGGGGCTGTTTTTTACTTTCCATAAGTTTTTAGAGAGGTTGTTATTCGTTTGCACCCGCCGGACAGCGGGCCATTTTGTTCATCCTTACATCTATTCTATGTAGTAACGTTCACCCGGTTTGGCAAGGCGCAACCGCCGGGCCGAAATCGCCCGGATCAATCCGCCGAATTGGTTGGTTTTTTCTTGAACCCCAACAGTCCCACGCGGGTCACGGCCTTGCCGCCGAACTTGCGCCGGACCTCGTCCACGGCCTTGTCCAACTCGCTGGTGGCCTCTTTCCGGGCCGGGGCCTCCTCGAACAGGGTGACCTGCCGGGCGCGGGCTTCGAAATTGGATACCCCCACCCCGATGAGCCGCACCGAGCGGGGCAACTTCAACTGGTCGAGCAGCCCGCAGGCCGTCTCGAAGATCACCCCGGTGTTGTCCGTCCGCGCGTCCAGGCTCTTCGACCGGGTGATCTGGCTGAAATCCGAATACTTGATTTTCAGGGTCACGGTCCGTCCCTTGTACCCGTGGCGGCGCAGGTCCTCGCCCACCCGCTCGGCCTGGGCCAGGAGCCACTTCCTGAGCAGAGCCCGGTCCGTGGTGTCCTCGCGGAAGGTGTTCTCCGCGCTGCAACTCTTGGCCGCCTCATGCGGCGTGACCGGCGTGGGGTCGATGCCGCGCGCCCGGTCATAGAGCGCCGCGCCGTACTTGCCCAGCCGTTCCTCCCAGTACTCGCCGGGCTTGAGCAGGAGGTCGCCGCAGGTCCGCACGCCGAGCCGCTTGAGCACGTCCAGCAGCTTGGCGCCCACCCCCGGAATCCTGCCCACGGGCAGGCTGCGCAAAAACTCCGCGACTTCCTCGTGGCGGACGATGTACATGCCGTCCGGCTTGTCCATGTCCGAGGCGATCTTGGCCAGGAAACGCACCGGGGCCGCGCCCACGGAACAGGTCAGCCCGGTGACCTCCTTGACCCGCGCCTTGATCCGCCGCCCGACCTCGTCGATGGGCCCGAACAACCGTTCCAGCCCGGTCCCGTCCAGATAGGCCTCGTCCACGCTGGCCTGCTCCACCGTGGGCGAAAACTCCCGGAGCACACCCATGACCTGGACCGAAAGCTCCTTG
It encodes the following:
- a CDS encoding MotE family protein, whose product is MTKKTPAKKRKTTKWQRSGSSLTITKVLLSLVFLALLKLAVFGLLSVDSLTLKAVETVLPDVLSGETAEAQTNAASTTPIADKANSAANSAAQAEAAKDQAAAQKRTEADMPAEWKALKKKEEELAIKERTLKEMEASIKAEATKVQKLHDEIKSMLDEAKQIKDQRVKQLVDMLSNTKAKKAAEILQSMDDTLAVKVLSGMRGRQAGEILSFVESKKAAKLSEELTKLQIPFGN
- a CDS encoding DNA polymerase IV, encoding MRTWILHIDMDAFFASVEQMDNPELRGKPVAVGGTSDRSVVSAASYEVRKYGVRSAMSVVKARKLCPEIVMVPGRMGRYKELSVQVMGVLREFSPTVEQASVDEAYLDGTGLERLFGPIDEVGRRIKARVKEVTGLTCSVGAAPVRFLAKIASDMDKPDGMYIVRHEEVAEFLRSLPVGRIPGVGAKLLDVLKRLGVRTCGDLLLKPGEYWEERLGKYGAALYDRARGIDPTPVTPHEAAKSCSAENTFREDTTDRALLRKWLLAQAERVGEDLRRHGYKGRTVTLKIKYSDFSQITRSKSLDARTDNTGVIFETACGLLDQLKLPRSVRLIGVGVSNFEARARQVTLFEEAPARKEATSELDKAVDEVRRKFGGKAVTRVGLLGFKKKPTNSAD
- the fliJ gene encoding flagellar export protein FliJ; the protein is MPRPFHFKLDKVLDYREQLEEQAKGALARARAARDAQAEKLAGLEARLAAHMAAEAESRTSANDMWLWRQYRDALSQDISVARVELNNLELKLQRCRTEAVERSKDKKLLEKLKQTQAKRHHDQENAREEKENDEMATIRFEPHDH